A single window of Nicotiana sylvestris chromosome 3, ASM39365v2, whole genome shotgun sequence DNA harbors:
- the LOC104216455 gene encoding serine/threonine-protein phosphatase 2A 65 kDa regulatory subunit A beta isoform-like isoform X1 — MAQQLGVFIPYVGGVEYATVLLPPLEGLCRVGETCVRDKAVESLCKIGSQMREPDLIESFIPLLKKLADKEWTAQSSSCGLFHIAYPNATEPLREELRTLYNQLCHNETPLVRKAAAKNLGKFAETVEQPYLMNYIMPMFKHLTQDGQTSIKSILMQVWECKFSFRKRSDLQDQDSVRLLAVKNCAVLGKLLVQQVCLAEILPVIISLSQDDSWQVRYTVADQLCELCETVGPDATRTEMVPAYVRLLRDNETDVRRAAAGKVTKFFQILSPELPVQHILPCVKEVRFALASDIMGLSPILGKDQTVEQLLPIFLTLLKDESTQIRVNIISKIDQVNQVIGIDLLSQSLLSVIDELSEAKHWRVRVALINFIPLLASQLGVSFYNDKIGALCMQWLTDEVHQVRVAAANNLVLLAVKFGPEWALEHIISQVLDMVNDRRYQYRINILRTLSLLAPVVGLEITTSTIFPVILAASTDRVPNVRFNVAKVLPSLASIVDQSVVEERIRPCLNKLNQDEDVDVRFFANKALQAIYQ, encoded by the exons aTGGCTCAACAGTTGGGAGTGTTTATTCCATATGTGGGAGGAGTTGAATATGCTACTGTCTTACTTCCGCCGTTGGAAGGTCTCTGTAGGGTTGGAGAGACTTGTGTTAGGGACAAAGCAGTTGAGTCATTGTGCAAAATAGGATCTCAAATGAGGGAACCAGACTTGATCGAATCGTTTATTCCACTGCTGAAG AAACTGGCTGATAAGGAGTGGACTGCTCAAAGTTCTTCATGCGGATTATTTCACATTGCTTACCCAAATGCCACAGAGCCTTTAAGAGAGGAACTAAGAACTCTATACAACCAACTTTGCCACAATGAAACACCTTTGGTAAGGAAAGCAGCTGCAAAAAATCTTGGAAAGTTTGCTGAGACTGTTGAGCAACCCTACCTGATGAATTACATCATGCCAATGTTCAAGCATCTGACTCAGGATG GTCAAACAAGCATAAAGAGCATATTGATGCAAGTTTGGGAGTGCAAATTTTCGTTCAGAAAGAGGAGTGATCTTCAAG ATCAAGATTCTGTCCGTCTATTGGCTGTCAAGAATTGTGCAGTTTTAGGGAAGCTATTGGTGCAACAAGTTTGTCTAGCAGAGATTCTCCCTGTCATAATTAGTTTATCACAG GATGATTCTTGGCAAGTTCGTTACACGGTTGCAGATCAACTTTGTGAACTATGTGAGACAGTTGGACCAGATGCTACCAG gacGGAGATGGTCCCTGCATATGTTCGTCTACTTCGTGATAATGAAACTGACGTCCGCAGAGCTGCAGCTGGTAAAGTCACCAAGTTTTTCCAGATATTGAGCCCTGAGCTTCCAGTCCAGCATATCTTGCCTTGTGTCAAG GAAGTTCGTTTTGCTTTGGCTTCAGATATTATGGGACTGTCTCCTATTTTAGGAAAG GATCAAACTGTTGAGCAGCTTCTCCCAATATTCCTCACTCTTCTAAAGGATGAGTCCACTCAAATTCGTGTGAACATTATTAGTAAGATTGATCAAGTGAACCAG GTGATTGGAATTGATCTGCTTTCCCAATCACTGCTGTCAGTTATTGATGAACTTTCAGAGGCTAAACACTGGAGAGTTCGGGTTGCATTAATTAATTTCATCCCTCTATTGGCCAGTCAGCTCGGTGTTAGCTTTTACAATGACAAAATTGGTGCTCTTTGCATGCAATGGTTAACAGATGAG GTTCACCAAGTTCGAGTTGCAGCAGCTAATAATCTTGTGCTCCTCGCAGTTAAATTTGGTCCAGAATGGGCATTAGAGCATATAATTTCACAG GTTTTGGACATGGTTAATGACCGACGTTATCAGTATCGCATAAACATACTTCGCACACTTTCTCTTCTTGCCCCTGTAGTGGGCTTAGAGATTACTACTTCCACAATTTTCCCAGTTATACTTGCTGCTTCAACAGACAG GGTACCTAATGTCAGGTTCAATGTGGCAAAGGTGTTGCCGTCTCTTGCTTCTATAGTTGATCAATCT GTTGTGGAAGAAAGAATCCGGCCTTGTTTGAATAAACTCAATCAGGACGAGGATGTTGATGTTAGGTTTTTTGCCAACAAAGCCCTACAGGCAATCTATCAGTGA
- the LOC104216455 gene encoding serine/threonine-protein phosphatase 2A 65 kDa regulatory subunit A beta isoform-like isoform X3 has translation MAQQLGVFIPYVGGVEYATVLLPPLEGLCRVGETCVRDKAVESLCKIGSQMREPDLIESFIPLLKKLADKEWTAQSSSCGLFHIAYPNATEPLREELRTLYNQLCHNETPLVRKAAAKNLGKFAETVEQPYLMNYIMPMFKHLTQDDQDSVRLLAVKNCAVLGKLLVQQVCLAEILPVIISLSQDDSWQVRYTVADQLCELCETVGPDATRTEMVPAYVRLLRDNETDVRRAAAGKVTKFFQILSPELPVQHILPCVKEVRFALASDIMGLSPILGKDQTVEQLLPIFLTLLKDESTQIRVNIISKIDQVNQVIGIDLLSQSLLSVIDELSEAKHWRVRVALINFIPLLASQLGVSFYNDKIGALCMQWLTDEVHQVRVAAANNLVLLAVKFGPEWALEHIISQVLDMVNDRRYQYRINILRTLSLLAPVVGLEITTSTIFPVILAASTDRVPNVRFNVAKVLPSLASIVDQSVVEERIRPCLNKLNQDEDVDVRFFANKALQAIYQ, from the exons aTGGCTCAACAGTTGGGAGTGTTTATTCCATATGTGGGAGGAGTTGAATATGCTACTGTCTTACTTCCGCCGTTGGAAGGTCTCTGTAGGGTTGGAGAGACTTGTGTTAGGGACAAAGCAGTTGAGTCATTGTGCAAAATAGGATCTCAAATGAGGGAACCAGACTTGATCGAATCGTTTATTCCACTGCTGAAG AAACTGGCTGATAAGGAGTGGACTGCTCAAAGTTCTTCATGCGGATTATTTCACATTGCTTACCCAAATGCCACAGAGCCTTTAAGAGAGGAACTAAGAACTCTATACAACCAACTTTGCCACAATGAAACACCTTTGGTAAGGAAAGCAGCTGCAAAAAATCTTGGAAAGTTTGCTGAGACTGTTGAGCAACCCTACCTGATGAATTACATCATGCCAATGTTCAAGCATCTGACTCAGGATG ATCAAGATTCTGTCCGTCTATTGGCTGTCAAGAATTGTGCAGTTTTAGGGAAGCTATTGGTGCAACAAGTTTGTCTAGCAGAGATTCTCCCTGTCATAATTAGTTTATCACAG GATGATTCTTGGCAAGTTCGTTACACGGTTGCAGATCAACTTTGTGAACTATGTGAGACAGTTGGACCAGATGCTACCAG gacGGAGATGGTCCCTGCATATGTTCGTCTACTTCGTGATAATGAAACTGACGTCCGCAGAGCTGCAGCTGGTAAAGTCACCAAGTTTTTCCAGATATTGAGCCCTGAGCTTCCAGTCCAGCATATCTTGCCTTGTGTCAAG GAAGTTCGTTTTGCTTTGGCTTCAGATATTATGGGACTGTCTCCTATTTTAGGAAAG GATCAAACTGTTGAGCAGCTTCTCCCAATATTCCTCACTCTTCTAAAGGATGAGTCCACTCAAATTCGTGTGAACATTATTAGTAAGATTGATCAAGTGAACCAG GTGATTGGAATTGATCTGCTTTCCCAATCACTGCTGTCAGTTATTGATGAACTTTCAGAGGCTAAACACTGGAGAGTTCGGGTTGCATTAATTAATTTCATCCCTCTATTGGCCAGTCAGCTCGGTGTTAGCTTTTACAATGACAAAATTGGTGCTCTTTGCATGCAATGGTTAACAGATGAG GTTCACCAAGTTCGAGTTGCAGCAGCTAATAATCTTGTGCTCCTCGCAGTTAAATTTGGTCCAGAATGGGCATTAGAGCATATAATTTCACAG GTTTTGGACATGGTTAATGACCGACGTTATCAGTATCGCATAAACATACTTCGCACACTTTCTCTTCTTGCCCCTGTAGTGGGCTTAGAGATTACTACTTCCACAATTTTCCCAGTTATACTTGCTGCTTCAACAGACAG GGTACCTAATGTCAGGTTCAATGTGGCAAAGGTGTTGCCGTCTCTTGCTTCTATAGTTGATCAATCT GTTGTGGAAGAAAGAATCCGGCCTTGTTTGAATAAACTCAATCAGGACGAGGATGTTGATGTTAGGTTTTTTGCCAACAAAGCCCTACAGGCAATCTATCAGTGA
- the LOC104216455 gene encoding serine/threonine-protein phosphatase 2A 65 kDa regulatory subunit A beta isoform-like isoform X2 has translation MAQQLGVFIPYVGGVEYATVLLPPLEGLCRVGETCVRDKAVESLCKIGSQMREPDLIESFIPLLKKLADKEWTAQSSSCGLFHIAYPNATEPLREELRTLYNQLCHNETPLVRKAAAKNLGKFAETVEQPYLMNYIMPMFKHLTQDGQTSIKSILMQVWECKFSFRKRSDLQDQDSVRLLAVKNCAVLGKLLVQQVCLAEILPVIISLSQDDSWQVRYTVADQLCELCETVGPDATRTEMVPAYVRLLRDNETDVRRAAAGKVTKFFQILSPELPVQHILPCVKDQTVEQLLPIFLTLLKDESTQIRVNIISKIDQVNQVIGIDLLSQSLLSVIDELSEAKHWRVRVALINFIPLLASQLGVSFYNDKIGALCMQWLTDEVHQVRVAAANNLVLLAVKFGPEWALEHIISQVLDMVNDRRYQYRINILRTLSLLAPVVGLEITTSTIFPVILAASTDRVPNVRFNVAKVLPSLASIVDQSVVEERIRPCLNKLNQDEDVDVRFFANKALQAIYQ, from the exons aTGGCTCAACAGTTGGGAGTGTTTATTCCATATGTGGGAGGAGTTGAATATGCTACTGTCTTACTTCCGCCGTTGGAAGGTCTCTGTAGGGTTGGAGAGACTTGTGTTAGGGACAAAGCAGTTGAGTCATTGTGCAAAATAGGATCTCAAATGAGGGAACCAGACTTGATCGAATCGTTTATTCCACTGCTGAAG AAACTGGCTGATAAGGAGTGGACTGCTCAAAGTTCTTCATGCGGATTATTTCACATTGCTTACCCAAATGCCACAGAGCCTTTAAGAGAGGAACTAAGAACTCTATACAACCAACTTTGCCACAATGAAACACCTTTGGTAAGGAAAGCAGCTGCAAAAAATCTTGGAAAGTTTGCTGAGACTGTTGAGCAACCCTACCTGATGAATTACATCATGCCAATGTTCAAGCATCTGACTCAGGATG GTCAAACAAGCATAAAGAGCATATTGATGCAAGTTTGGGAGTGCAAATTTTCGTTCAGAAAGAGGAGTGATCTTCAAG ATCAAGATTCTGTCCGTCTATTGGCTGTCAAGAATTGTGCAGTTTTAGGGAAGCTATTGGTGCAACAAGTTTGTCTAGCAGAGATTCTCCCTGTCATAATTAGTTTATCACAG GATGATTCTTGGCAAGTTCGTTACACGGTTGCAGATCAACTTTGTGAACTATGTGAGACAGTTGGACCAGATGCTACCAG gacGGAGATGGTCCCTGCATATGTTCGTCTACTTCGTGATAATGAAACTGACGTCCGCAGAGCTGCAGCTGGTAAAGTCACCAAGTTTTTCCAGATATTGAGCCCTGAGCTTCCAGTCCAGCATATCTTGCCTTGTGTCAAG GATCAAACTGTTGAGCAGCTTCTCCCAATATTCCTCACTCTTCTAAAGGATGAGTCCACTCAAATTCGTGTGAACATTATTAGTAAGATTGATCAAGTGAACCAG GTGATTGGAATTGATCTGCTTTCCCAATCACTGCTGTCAGTTATTGATGAACTTTCAGAGGCTAAACACTGGAGAGTTCGGGTTGCATTAATTAATTTCATCCCTCTATTGGCCAGTCAGCTCGGTGTTAGCTTTTACAATGACAAAATTGGTGCTCTTTGCATGCAATGGTTAACAGATGAG GTTCACCAAGTTCGAGTTGCAGCAGCTAATAATCTTGTGCTCCTCGCAGTTAAATTTGGTCCAGAATGGGCATTAGAGCATATAATTTCACAG GTTTTGGACATGGTTAATGACCGACGTTATCAGTATCGCATAAACATACTTCGCACACTTTCTCTTCTTGCCCCTGTAGTGGGCTTAGAGATTACTACTTCCACAATTTTCCCAGTTATACTTGCTGCTTCAACAGACAG GGTACCTAATGTCAGGTTCAATGTGGCAAAGGTGTTGCCGTCTCTTGCTTCTATAGTTGATCAATCT GTTGTGGAAGAAAGAATCCGGCCTTGTTTGAATAAACTCAATCAGGACGAGGATGTTGATGTTAGGTTTTTTGCCAACAAAGCCCTACAGGCAATCTATCAGTGA